In Microbacterium binotii, one DNA window encodes the following:
- a CDS encoding ExeM/NucH family extracellular endonuclease, with product MSPSQSRRPFAALAFGIGTAVVAGMFVPAVAVAAEPADVIINEVYLKGGSANAPFNKKFVELYNAGETAQSLDGWSLQYRSADGTGGPSVTEPLSGVIEPDDYYLIAWNGNGAVGAALPVTPDLSFDKGFNASGTTGTLYLADTTQALTLPTGSVVEQQHVVDLLGYGASKTFETSVVPVTGANSVPNSLARTNFVDTDDNAGDFSHPPQITPQASAKSGTDPDPGTDPDPGTDPDPGTDPGTPATRTIAEIQGTGDATPLLGQTVTTRGIVTGAYAEGGFNGFTIQTPGTGGAVDASHTASDALFVYGGTGQAGAALAAKAPMGAYVEVTGVAGEYSSVAGDPQTLTQLNVSAGSVTTIDEQVAAVTPVPLAWPIAPADREKFESMLVAPQGQFTVSNTYTTNQYAEIGLASGDTPLITPTDVARVDTQEYADVVADNAARGVVLDDGASINFLGGSTNKAIPLPYLTDVDVTVGGAVSFTQPVILDYRNGAWKVQPTTQVKAGDPLPVTIGSARAASAPDAVGGDISIASFNVLNYFTTTAADVGCTSVYTDRDGNPITANQCPNNGPRGAATDVSLKRQQDKIVDAINNLGTEVVSLEEIENSAAFGENRDAALSTLVDALNADLGKDEWAYVPSPTQVPAGEDVIRTAFIYKADAVSPVGDSVIDLDAAFVNARRPLAQAFAPKGETDAAFLAIVNHFKSKGDNRDNPATGDNANGPQGAYNGDRVRQAQALVDFADERKAAAGTDRVFLLGDFNSYTQEDPMQVFYAAGYTDLGSRTGKHTYSFDGASGSLDHVLASPAAAKMVTGVDVWNINAGESIALEYSRYNYNATNFYEVSPYRSSDHDPVVVGVAWNPTVPINLLNINDFHGRIDANTVKFAGTVEQLRAEYGDDNTLFLSSGDNIGASLFASSFEDDQPTIDVLNALGLKASTVGNHEFDKGFADLTGRVQPAADFTYLGANVYKKGTDTPALPEYATFEVDGLTVAVIGAVTEETPTLVTPAGITDIEFGDPVDAVNRVAAKLEAEGDIDVIVAEYHEGAAAGEAEEASLADEIADGKAFADIVQKTSASVDAIFTGHTHKKYAWDAPIPGEPGKTRPVVQTGSYGENIGHVVLNVDADSGDIVSYEAENVERTKADDAQLVAAFPRVAAVKEIVDGALARAKVVGDKPIGSVTADITSAFAGGAYTDGVYAGGTRDNRAAQSTLGNLVADSLVATLSDPLRGGAEIGVVNPGGLRAELLRGDDGVITFAEANAVLPFVNNLWTTTLTGEQFTQVLEEQWQTNADGTIPSRPYLALGLSKNVTYTFDADAPQGSHITGVWIDGKPIDPKGSYRIGSFNFLLTGGDNFRTFAEGTDTRDSGLIDRDAWISYLTANSPVSPSYATRSAEVTGLPASVAPGAQVSFQVGGLNLTSLGSPETTSLLVSIEGSTAVIDPVTVTSGAATVTFTVPADAPADSTIVLQAPQTGTELRLPLKVTSATPPTTTPQPVDQSQLVPALQDLIKVIAGELRAGATITIHVGAQYAGDWVTVWLYSSPRQLGGWHQVDAAGNVTVTLPADLTGDHRLVVLDANGQVIGWQAVSIAPRPGSLAATGAETQWIAGALLAASLLLALGIVGRAVPVRRRS from the coding sequence ATGTCCCCCTCCCAGTCGAGGCGTCCGTTCGCGGCGCTCGCCTTCGGGATCGGAACCGCGGTCGTCGCGGGCATGTTCGTGCCCGCCGTCGCCGTCGCCGCCGAGCCCGCCGATGTCATCATCAACGAGGTCTACCTCAAGGGCGGAAGCGCCAACGCTCCGTTCAACAAGAAGTTCGTCGAGCTGTACAACGCCGGCGAGACCGCGCAGAGCCTGGACGGCTGGTCGCTCCAATACCGTTCCGCCGATGGAACCGGGGGCCCTTCCGTCACCGAGCCGCTGAGCGGCGTCATCGAGCCCGATGACTACTACCTGATCGCGTGGAACGGCAACGGCGCCGTGGGCGCCGCGCTCCCCGTCACCCCGGACCTGTCGTTCGACAAGGGCTTCAACGCCTCCGGCACGACGGGCACGCTCTACCTCGCGGACACCACGCAGGCGCTCACGCTTCCCACCGGATCCGTCGTCGAGCAGCAGCACGTCGTCGATCTCCTCGGTTACGGCGCATCCAAGACGTTCGAGACGAGTGTGGTCCCGGTCACCGGTGCGAACAGCGTCCCCAACTCGCTCGCCCGCACGAACTTCGTCGACACGGACGACAACGCGGGAGACTTCAGCCACCCCCCGCAGATCACGCCGCAGGCATCCGCGAAGTCGGGCACCGACCCCGACCCGGGCACCGACCCGGATCCCGGCACGGACCCGGATCCCGGCACCGACCCCGGAACCCCCGCGACCAGGACGATCGCCGAGATCCAGGGCACCGGCGACGCGACGCCCCTGCTCGGCCAGACGGTCACCACGCGCGGCATCGTCACCGGCGCCTACGCGGAGGGCGGCTTCAACGGCTTCACCATCCAGACCCCCGGCACCGGCGGCGCGGTGGATGCTTCTCACACCGCATCCGACGCACTCTTCGTCTACGGAGGAACCGGGCAGGCGGGAGCGGCCCTCGCCGCGAAGGCCCCGATGGGCGCCTACGTCGAGGTGACCGGCGTGGCCGGCGAGTACTCGAGCGTCGCGGGCGACCCCCAGACACTCACTCAGCTCAACGTCTCGGCCGGCTCGGTCACCACGATCGACGAGCAGGTCGCGGCCGTCACCCCGGTGCCCCTCGCCTGGCCCATCGCCCCTGCGGACCGCGAGAAGTTCGAGAGCATGCTGGTGGCGCCCCAGGGTCAGTTCACGGTGAGCAACACGTACACGACGAACCAGTACGCCGAGATCGGACTCGCCTCCGGCGACACGCCGCTCATCACGCCGACGGATGTCGCGCGTGTGGACACGCAGGAGTACGCGGATGTCGTCGCCGACAACGCCGCGCGCGGTGTCGTTCTCGACGACGGCGCATCGATCAACTTCCTCGGCGGCTCGACCAACAAGGCGATCCCGCTGCCGTACTTGACCGACGTCGATGTCACGGTGGGCGGCGCAGTGTCGTTCACTCAGCCGGTGATCCTGGACTACCGCAACGGCGCCTGGAAGGTGCAGCCGACCACGCAGGTCAAGGCCGGCGACCCGCTGCCCGTCACCATCGGATCGGCGCGCGCCGCATCCGCACCCGACGCGGTCGGCGGAGACATCTCGATCGCCAGCTTCAACGTGCTGAACTACTTCACGACCACCGCTGCGGATGTGGGCTGCACGTCGGTCTACACCGACCGCGACGGAAACCCCATAACGGCGAACCAGTGCCCGAACAACGGCCCGCGCGGTGCGGCCACTGATGTGAGCCTGAAGCGTCAACAGGACAAGATCGTCGACGCGATCAACAACCTCGGCACCGAGGTCGTCTCGCTCGAGGAGATCGAGAACTCGGCGGCCTTCGGCGAGAACCGCGATGCGGCCCTGTCGACTCTCGTCGACGCGCTGAATGCCGACCTCGGCAAGGACGAGTGGGCCTATGTGCCCTCGCCCACCCAGGTGCCCGCCGGTGAGGACGTCATCCGCACCGCGTTCATCTACAAGGCGGATGCGGTGTCGCCGGTCGGCGACTCCGTCATCGATCTCGATGCCGCCTTCGTCAACGCGCGACGCCCGCTCGCTCAGGCGTTCGCACCCAAGGGTGAGACGGATGCCGCCTTCCTGGCGATCGTGAACCACTTCAAGTCGAAGGGCGACAACCGCGACAACCCGGCCACGGGTGACAACGCCAACGGGCCGCAGGGCGCCTACAACGGCGACCGGGTGCGCCAGGCGCAGGCGCTCGTGGACTTCGCCGACGAGCGGAAGGCTGCTGCCGGGACCGACCGCGTGTTCCTGCTCGGAGACTTCAACTCGTACACGCAGGAAGACCCCATGCAGGTCTTCTACGCGGCCGGGTACACGGACCTCGGATCGCGCACGGGCAAGCACACGTACTCCTTCGACGGTGCGAGCGGCTCGCTCGACCACGTGCTCGCCTCGCCCGCCGCGGCCAAGATGGTCACCGGCGTCGATGTGTGGAACATCAACGCGGGGGAGTCGATCGCGCTCGAGTACAGCCGATACAACTACAACGCGACGAACTTCTACGAGGTCTCGCCCTACCGGTCGAGCGACCACGACCCCGTCGTGGTCGGCGTCGCGTGGAACCCGACGGTGCCGATCAACCTGCTCAACATCAACGACTTCCACGGTCGCATCGACGCCAACACGGTGAAGTTCGCCGGGACGGTGGAGCAGCTGCGCGCCGAGTACGGCGACGACAACACGCTGTTCCTCTCGAGCGGTGACAACATCGGCGCCTCCCTGTTCGCGTCCTCGTTCGAGGACGACCAACCCACGATCGATGTGCTCAACGCCCTCGGGCTGAAGGCGTCGACCGTCGGGAACCACGAGTTCGACAAGGGGTTCGCCGATCTGACAGGTCGCGTGCAGCCCGCAGCCGACTTCACGTACCTGGGTGCGAACGTCTACAAGAAGGGCACGGACACTCCGGCTCTGCCGGAGTACGCCACCTTCGAGGTCGACGGACTCACGGTCGCGGTCATCGGAGCGGTGACCGAGGAGACGCCGACGCTCGTGACGCCGGCAGGGATCACGGACATCGAGTTCGGAGACCCGGTGGATGCGGTCAACCGCGTCGCGGCGAAGCTCGAGGCCGAAGGCGACATCGACGTGATCGTGGCCGAGTACCACGAGGGCGCCGCAGCGGGGGAGGCCGAGGAGGCGAGCCTGGCCGACGAGATTGCGGACGGCAAGGCGTTCGCCGACATCGTGCAGAAGACGTCGGCATCCGTCGACGCAATCTTCACGGGCCACACACACAAGAAGTACGCGTGGGATGCTCCGATCCCCGGCGAGCCCGGAAAGACCCGTCCCGTGGTCCAGACCGGAAGCTACGGCGAGAACATCGGACACGTCGTGCTGAACGTCGACGCGGACAGCGGCGACATCGTCTCCTACGAGGCGGAGAACGTCGAGCGGACCAAGGCGGATGACGCGCAGCTCGTCGCCGCGTTCCCGCGAGTCGCCGCGGTCAAGGAGATCGTGGACGGAGCCCTCGCCCGCGCAAAGGTGGTCGGTGACAAGCCGATCGGTTCGGTGACCGCCGACATCACCAGCGCGTTCGCTGGTGGTGCCTACACGGACGGCGTCTACGCCGGCGGCACGCGTGACAACCGCGCCGCGCAGTCGACGCTCGGCAACCTCGTCGCCGACTCGCTCGTCGCGACGCTCTCCGACCCGCTTCGCGGTGGCGCAGAGATCGGCGTGGTGAACCCCGGTGGTCTCCGTGCCGAGCTGCTGCGCGGCGACGATGGGGTCATCACGTTCGCCGAGGCGAACGCGGTCCTGCCGTTCGTGAACAACCTCTGGACGACGACCCTCACGGGGGAGCAGTTCACGCAGGTGCTCGAGGAGCAGTGGCAGACGAACGCCGACGGGACGATCCCGTCGCGGCCCTACCTCGCCCTCGGTCTCTCGAAGAACGTGACCTACACCTTCGACGCGGATGCGCCGCAGGGATCGCACATCACGGGCGTCTGGATCGACGGGAAGCCGATCGATCCGAAGGGTTCGTACCGGATCGGCTCGTTCAACTTCCTGCTGACCGGCGGCGACAACTTCCGCACCTTTGCGGAGGGAACCGACACGCGCGACTCCGGTCTCATCGACCGGGATGCGTGGATCTCGTACCTCACGGCGAACAGCCCGGTCTCCCCGAGCTACGCCACGCGCAGCGCCGAGGTGACGGGGCTCCCGGCATCCGTCGCGCCGGGCGCGCAGGTCTCGTTCCAGGTGGGCGGGCTGAACCTCACCTCGCTCGGAAGCCCGGAGACGACCTCTCTGCTGGTGAGCATCGAGGGCAGCACGGCCGTCATCGATCCGGTCACCGTCACATCCGGAGCGGCGACGGTCACCTTCACGGTGCCCGCCGACGCTCCGGCGGACAGTACGATCGTCCTCCAGGCGCCGCAGACGGGCACGGAACTCCGCCTCCCGCTGAAGGTGACCTCCGCCACCCCGCCGACCACGACGCCGCAGCCCGTGGACCAGAGCCAGCTCGTGCCCGCACTGCAGGACCTCATCAAGGTCATCGCGGGCGAGCTGCGCGCCGGGGCCACGATCACGATCCACGTCGGCGCGCAGTACGCGGGCGACTGGGTGACGGTCTGGCTGTACTCCAGCCCGCGTCAGCTCGGTGGGTGGCACCAGGTCGATGCGGCGGGCAACGTCACGGTCACCCTGCCCGCCGACCTCACCGGCGATCACCGGCTCGTGGTGCTCGACGCGAACGGTCAGGTCATCGGCTGGCAGGCGGTCTCCATCGCTCCCAGGCCGGGATCGCTGGCCGCGACCGGTGCCGAGACGCAGTGGATCGCGGGTGCACTGCTCGCCGCATCGCTGCTGCTCGCGCTCGGTATCGTCGGACGCGCGGTGCCGGTGCGTCGACGCAGCTGA
- a CDS encoding LacI family DNA-binding transcriptional regulator, with product MSGIADVARQAGVSKSTASRALSGSGYVSQETRDRVTRAAEMLGYVPSTNAQSLSTGRTQNIGVVMPYVNRWFFAEVLEGIQASLLERGLDLTLYDAKPGSDTRERIFESFLTRKRFDGLIAVGLEPEENELDSMLALGKPVVSVVGNHERTSVVTLDDALTARRATEHLIELGHRRIAFLGAGSRTRWPHVESSRLDGYMQSMADAGLAEEATHTESELTLPAGYDAAVELLSDARTRPTAIVAACDEVAIGAIIAARRLGLHVPAALSVIGIDDHEFAEMFALTTFRQVPREQGAAAVELLMRQIQDPTLAPVIQRLKPRLLVRSSTGPLRSDRATADATV from the coding sequence ATGAGCGGAATTGCCGACGTCGCGCGTCAGGCCGGTGTTTCCAAGTCCACGGCGTCACGCGCGCTCAGCGGTTCCGGCTACGTTTCTCAGGAGACGAGAGACCGGGTCACTCGTGCTGCCGAGATGCTGGGCTATGTCCCGTCGACCAACGCGCAGAGCCTGTCGACCGGGCGCACCCAGAACATCGGCGTGGTCATGCCCTACGTCAACCGGTGGTTCTTCGCCGAGGTGCTGGAGGGCATCCAGGCCTCACTTCTCGAACGAGGGTTGGATCTCACCCTCTACGACGCCAAACCGGGCAGCGACACCCGCGAGCGCATCTTCGAGAGCTTCCTGACGCGCAAGCGGTTCGACGGGCTCATCGCGGTCGGGCTGGAGCCCGAGGAGAACGAGCTGGACAGCATGCTCGCCCTCGGAAAACCCGTCGTGAGCGTCGTCGGCAACCACGAGCGCACCAGTGTCGTGACCCTTGACGACGCGCTGACCGCCCGGCGCGCCACCGAGCACCTGATCGAGCTCGGGCACCGCCGTATCGCCTTCCTCGGTGCGGGCTCGCGCACCCGCTGGCCGCACGTGGAGTCGTCGCGACTCGACGGCTACATGCAGTCCATGGCGGATGCGGGGTTGGCGGAAGAAGCGACCCACACGGAATCTGAACTGACGCTGCCCGCCGGCTACGACGCCGCGGTCGAACTGCTCAGCGACGCGCGCACCCGCCCCACGGCGATCGTCGCCGCCTGCGACGAGGTCGCCATCGGCGCCATCATCGCGGCCAGGCGTCTCGGCCTGCATGTTCCGGCTGCGCTGAGCGTCATCGGCATCGACGATCACGAGTTCGCCGAGATGTTCGCGCTGACGACCTTCCGCCAGGTGCCGCGGGAACAGGGCGCCGCGGCCGTCGAACTGCTCATGCGGCAGATCCAGGACCCGACGCTCGCTCCCGTCATCCAGCGCCTCAAGCCGCGACTGCTCGTGCGCAGCTCCACCGGCCCGCTGCGCTCGGATCGGGCCACGGCCGACGCCACGGTGTGA
- a CDS encoding ABC transporter substrate-binding protein, whose amino-acid sequence MTRSQRRRVLVPMALLGVAGLALAGCAETSSSQGGGSVEGATVQIAGGITGGEADALNKSFEQFTADTGIKVVYTGDKSFEGNIVTKVTGGSAPDIAIVPQPGLLKSLIETGEVKEGSDAVSKNVDEYWSADWKNYGSLDGKFYAAPMLGNVKGYVWYSPASFKEWGVEAPKTWDDLLTLTQTIRDKTGAAPWCAGFASDAASGWPGTDWIEDLVLRQSGADVYDQWVANEVKFTDPQIKDAFDAVGKILLNPDYVNAGYGDVKSINSTAFGDVAAAVADGRCALTHQASFLSANFLEAKTASGATPTVAPDGDVYAFLLPGITADGEQYVEAGGEFVTAFSDDEAVQKVVEYMSTPEFADARVKLGGVISANKGADPSLASSEFLTDAMKTLQDPSTVVRFDASDLMPATVGQGSFWKGMVNWIDGRPVDQVLSDIQAGYDN is encoded by the coding sequence ATGACCAGGTCACAGCGACGTCGGGTGCTTGTCCCGATGGCTCTGTTGGGAGTCGCCGGCCTTGCGCTCGCAGGCTGTGCCGAGACCAGTTCGTCCCAGGGTGGCGGCTCGGTCGAGGGCGCGACGGTCCAGATCGCCGGCGGTATCACCGGCGGCGAGGCGGACGCGCTCAACAAGTCCTTCGAGCAGTTCACCGCCGACACGGGCATCAAGGTCGTCTACACGGGTGACAAGAGCTTCGAGGGCAACATCGTGACGAAGGTGACGGGTGGCTCGGCCCCCGACATCGCGATCGTCCCACAGCCGGGTCTGCTCAAGTCCCTCATCGAGACCGGTGAGGTGAAGGAGGGCTCCGACGCCGTTTCCAAGAACGTCGACGAGTACTGGTCCGCAGACTGGAAGAACTACGGCAGCCTCGACGGCAAGTTCTACGCGGCGCCGATGCTCGGCAACGTGAAGGGCTACGTCTGGTACTCGCCCGCCAGCTTCAAGGAGTGGGGTGTCGAGGCTCCCAAGACGTGGGACGACCTGCTGACGCTCACCCAGACCATCCGCGACAAGACCGGCGCCGCCCCGTGGTGCGCGGGCTTCGCGTCCGACGCCGCATCCGGCTGGCCCGGTACGGACTGGATCGAGGACCTCGTGCTGCGCCAGTCCGGTGCCGACGTGTACGACCAGTGGGTCGCCAACGAGGTCAAGTTCACCGACCCGCAGATCAAGGACGCATTCGACGCCGTCGGCAAGATCCTGCTGAACCCGGACTACGTGAACGCGGGCTACGGCGACGTCAAGAGCATCAACTCCACCGCTTTCGGTGACGTCGCGGCCGCGGTCGCCGACGGTCGTTGCGCTCTGACGCACCAGGCGTCGTTCCTTTCGGCGAACTTCCTCGAGGCCAAGACCGCCTCCGGTGCCACGCCCACCGTCGCCCCCGACGGTGACGTCTACGCGTTCCTGCTGCCCGGCATCACCGCCGATGGTGAGCAGTACGTCGAGGCCGGCGGCGAGTTCGTGACGGCGTTCAGCGACGACGAGGCCGTCCAGAAGGTCGTGGAGTACATGTCGACTCCCGAGTTCGCCGACGCTCGCGTCAAGCTCGGCGGCGTCATCTCCGCCAACAAGGGCGCCGACCCGTCGCTCGCCTCGAGCGAGTTCCTGACGGACGCCATGAAGACGCTGCAGGACCCGTCCACGGTCGTCCGCTTCGACGCCTCCGACCTGATGCCGGCCACCGTGGGTCAGGGCTCGTTCTGGAAGGGCATGGTCAACTGGATCGACGGCCGTCCGGTCGACCAGGTACTCAGCGACATCCAGGCGGGATACGACAACTAA
- a CDS encoding carbohydrate ABC transporter permease, translating to MSQTKTTEPLVFHDELQPPKSPRARKIATIIAIAAAALVVIAALLLWLSPQVDDAPPTSLGFSLNSFFIWLGGLNPIVQIPIVLIVFGAVVGLVLLLIEFAPRRGRGYMWLRVVACFAIPLLAFMLLRPYQNALVYVLAIALGVGALLFFADYRSREGSGYVFQLVVFLAPAMLLLLLGLIYPAISTFFQSFFDKTGDNFVGLENYIWTFTNPEGFWSVINTVIWALFAPTLSTIIGLAYAAFIDRARGEKILKVLVFMPVAISFVGAGIIWKFVYDYRQGEQIGLLNAIVTMFGGQPVGWLDAQPLVNTFALLAVFVWTQTGFAMVILSAAIKAIPTEQLEAAQLDGASAWQRFTNVTVPGIRSSLIVVLTTITIASLKVYDIVAVMTGGRSNTSVLGFEMVNQQQRFQSYGHSSALAVVLFLFVLPLIIYNARQMRKQKEIR from the coding sequence ATGTCCCAGACGAAAACGACGGAGCCGCTCGTCTTCCATGACGAGCTCCAGCCTCCGAAATCGCCCCGCGCGCGCAAGATCGCGACGATCATCGCCATCGCCGCCGCGGCTCTCGTCGTCATCGCCGCGCTTCTGCTGTGGCTGAGCCCGCAGGTTGACGACGCGCCGCCGACTTCGCTCGGTTTCTCGCTCAACAGCTTCTTCATCTGGCTGGGTGGGCTGAACCCCATCGTGCAGATCCCCATCGTGCTGATCGTGTTCGGCGCCGTGGTCGGACTCGTGCTGCTGCTCATCGAGTTCGCGCCCCGACGCGGTCGCGGCTACATGTGGCTCCGCGTCGTCGCGTGCTTCGCGATTCCGCTGCTCGCCTTCATGCTGCTTCGCCCCTACCAGAACGCGCTCGTCTACGTCCTCGCCATCGCCCTGGGCGTGGGCGCCCTGCTCTTCTTCGCCGACTATCGATCCCGCGAAGGCTCGGGATACGTGTTCCAGCTCGTCGTGTTCCTGGCACCGGCGATGCTGCTGCTCCTGCTGGGACTCATCTATCCGGCGATCTCGACCTTCTTCCAGTCGTTCTTCGACAAGACGGGTGACAACTTCGTCGGCCTCGAGAACTACATCTGGACCTTCACGAACCCCGAGGGCTTCTGGTCGGTCATCAACACGGTCATCTGGGCACTGTTCGCCCCGACGCTGTCGACCATCATCGGACTCGCCTATGCGGCGTTCATCGACCGCGCGCGAGGCGAGAAGATCCTGAAGGTGCTCGTGTTCATGCCGGTCGCGATCTCGTTCGTCGGCGCCGGCATCATCTGGAAGTTCGTCTACGACTACCGCCAGGGCGAGCAGATCGGTCTGCTCAACGCGATCGTGACCATGTTCGGCGGACAGCCCGTCGGCTGGCTGGACGCGCAGCCGCTCGTCAACACCTTCGCGCTGCTGGCCGTGTTCGTGTGGACGCAGACCGGCTTCGCGATGGTCATCCTCTCGGCCGCCATCAAGGCGATCCCGACGGAGCAGCTGGAGGCCGCGCAGCTCGACGGCGCCTCGGCCTGGCAGCGGTTCACGAACGTGACCGTTCCGGGCATCCGCTCCTCGCTGATCGTCGTGCTCACGACGATCACGATCGCCTCGCTCAAGGTCTACGACATCGTCGCCGTCATGACCGGTGGTCGGTCGAACACCTCGGTGCTGGGCTTCGAGATGGTCAACCAGCAGCAGCGGTTCCAGAGCTACGGGCACTCGTCGGCACTGGCCGTCGTGCTCTTCCTGTTCGTGCTGCCGCTGATCATCTACAACGCGCGTCAGATGCGCAAGCAGAAGGAGATCCGATGA
- a CDS encoding carbohydrate ABC transporter permease — MSAAAPTTPAFDAKAARKVARDTRRNEKTAQKRMTSKTATLIAIIIAIFWTIPTFSLFVTSFRPGADSQTSGWWTVFVDPAFTLDNYFDALTSGGTALTLGESFLNSLAIAIPATAIPIALASLAAYAFAWIDFKGKNGLFIFVFALQIVPIQMALVPLLSLFSRGLEINGVAVFPGFELRGVEHSFATVWIAHAIFAMPLAIFLLHNFISEIPSEVIEAARVDGAGHGQIFFRMILPLAMPAIASFAIFQFLWVWNDLLVATIFAPSSSLPLTQTLNSLSGSWGDRWYLQSAGTFISIIVPLIVFFALQRFFVRGLLAGATKG, encoded by the coding sequence ATGAGCGCCGCCGCCCCGACCACGCCGGCGTTCGACGCCAAGGCTGCGCGCAAGGTCGCGCGCGACACCCGCCGCAACGAGAAGACGGCGCAGAAGCGGATGACGTCGAAGACGGCCACGCTGATCGCGATCATCATCGCGATCTTCTGGACCATCCCGACCTTCAGCCTCTTCGTCACCTCGTTCCGCCCCGGTGCCGACTCCCAGACGAGCGGATGGTGGACGGTCTTCGTCGACCCCGCGTTCACGCTCGACAACTACTTCGACGCGCTCACCTCCGGTGGCACCGCGTTGACGCTGGGGGAGTCGTTCCTCAACTCGCTCGCCATCGCCATCCCCGCCACCGCCATCCCGATCGCGTTGGCATCGCTGGCGGCGTACGCGTTCGCCTGGATCGACTTCAAGGGCAAGAACGGCCTGTTCATCTTCGTGTTCGCATTGCAGATCGTGCCGATCCAGATGGCCCTCGTGCCGCTGCTCAGCCTGTTCTCGCGCGGCCTCGAGATCAACGGTGTCGCCGTCTTCCCCGGCTTCGAGCTGCGCGGAGTGGAGCACAGCTTCGCGACGGTGTGGATCGCCCACGCGATCTTCGCCATGCCGCTGGCGATCTTCCTGCTGCACAACTTCATCTCGGAGATCCCGAGCGAGGTCATCGAGGCGGCACGCGTCGACGGCGCCGGTCACGGGCAGATCTTCTTCCGGATGATCCTGCCCCTGGCGATGCCGGCCATCGCGTCGTTCGCGATCTTCCAGTTCCTGTGGGTGTGGAACGACCTGCTGGTGGCCACGATCTTCGCGCCGAGCTCATCGCTGCCGTTGACGCAGACGTTGAACTCGCTGTCCGGATCCTGGGGCGACCGCTGGTATCTCCAGTCGGCGGGTACGTTCATCTCGATCATCGTCCCGCTGATCGTGTTCTTCGCTCTGCAGCGGTTCTTCGTGCGCGGCCTGCTGGCCGGCGCGACGAAGGGCTGA